A genome region from Natronobeatus ordinarius includes the following:
- a CDS encoding TIGR00341 family protein: MRYLEIAVPDGRRRAVLDILEEEGIDYVVSDETSGRGYAAVVRFPLPTRAVEPTLDRLHRAGIGDEARVIVIDAETVLSNRFETLLDQYSHGGTKGERTSRQVLRTKADELTPTFPIYVAMLLISAIVATAGLLADSPAVVIGAMVIAPLIGPALAANVGIVTGDRGLQSTGFRYQAVGLAVVVAASIGLATLARLAGLEPAGVDIVVVAELQERVSPNVFSLAVALGAGVAGILSLTRGFSEAIVGVMIAAALIPPAAAVGITVAWGMYGAAVGAGALVAVNVFSINFAALVTLWAAGYRPQGLFEVSPTRRPTYAYAAIFGVALVVLAAPLVGVTALDFQATQLSSTATAEAEAALEEPRYDGLELESVEVTLDDDYPLRSIDQVVVTVSGDDPGVVPELADRIHDELTATADDPVTVEVRFVAAEQRGGQ; the protein is encoded by the coding sequence ATGCGCTATCTCGAGATTGCGGTTCCGGACGGTCGTCGCCGGGCCGTCCTCGATATCCTGGAGGAGGAGGGGATCGACTACGTCGTGAGCGACGAGACGAGCGGCCGGGGCTATGCCGCTGTCGTCCGCTTCCCGCTCCCGACGCGTGCCGTCGAGCCGACGCTCGATCGCCTGCACCGGGCCGGAATCGGTGACGAGGCGCGCGTGATCGTCATCGATGCCGAGACGGTGCTTTCGAACCGGTTCGAGACGTTGCTCGATCAGTACAGTCACGGCGGCACGAAGGGCGAACGGACCTCGAGGCAGGTGCTCCGGACGAAAGCCGACGAGCTCACGCCCACGTTCCCCATCTACGTCGCGATGTTGCTCATCAGCGCCATTGTCGCCACGGCCGGCCTGCTAGCGGACTCGCCGGCGGTCGTGATCGGTGCGATGGTGATCGCGCCGCTGATCGGCCCCGCGCTCGCGGCGAACGTCGGCATCGTCACCGGCGACAGGGGGTTGCAATCGACCGGCTTTCGCTACCAGGCGGTCGGCCTTGCCGTCGTCGTCGCCGCCTCGATCGGGCTGGCGACCCTCGCGCGGCTGGCCGGCCTCGAGCCCGCCGGGGTCGACATCGTCGTCGTCGCCGAGTTGCAAGAGCGGGTCTCGCCGAACGTGTTCTCCCTGGCGGTCGCACTGGGTGCCGGCGTCGCCGGCATCCTGAGCCTCACGCGGGGGTTCTCCGAGGCCATCGTCGGCGTAATGATCGCGGCCGCGCTCATCCCGCCGGCCGCAGCCGTCGGGATCACGGTCGCGTGGGGAATGTACGGTGCGGCCGTGGGTGCGGGTGCCCTCGTGGCCGTCAACGTCTTTTCGATCAACTTCGCTGCCCTCGTGACGCTGTGGGCGGCCGGCTACCGCCCGCAGGGACTGTTCGAGGTGTCGCCGACCCGCCGGCCGACCTACGCCTACGCGGCCATCTTCGGCGTCGCGCTGGTCGTCCTGGCTGCCCCACTGGTCGGCGTCACTGCCCTCGACTTCCAGGCGACGCAGCTGTCCTCGACCGCGACCGCCGAAGCCGAGGCTGCCCTCGAGGAGCCCCGGTACGACGGTCTCGAGCTCGAGTCCGTCGAGGTGACGCTCGACGACGACTATCCGCTCCGATCGATCGACCAGGTCGTCGTCACCGTCTCCGGCGACGATCCCGGGGTCGTGCCCGAACTGGCCGATCGAATCCACGACGAACTCACGGCTACCGCCGACGACCCCGTCACCGTCGAGGTCCGTTTCGTCGCCGCCGAACAGCGAGGTGGGCAGTGA
- a CDS encoding class I SAM-dependent methyltransferase — protein MDETDYAGVTESQKETWKAGDFNEIARQNVVMAETLCEAVDPHPGQRVLDVACGSGTAALVAERRYCEVTGIDYVPGLIERAEARAEANGQAIDFHVGDAQDMPFPDDSFDVVLSVYGVQFAPDQERAARELLRVCNSGDKIGLASPMSEGWSGDWFAAHAEYAPPPPGVQSPLRWGTNEGLEELLGVGVRSLENKRRTALQYYRSIDHAVEVFSTYFGPTIRALETIDPADRENLLDDLGTVMSRYNRTTDGTAIIENQYLQTVATKE, from the coding sequence ATGGACGAAACAGACTATGCTGGCGTGACGGAGAGCCAGAAGGAGACGTGGAAAGCTGGCGATTTCAACGAGATCGCCCGCCAAAACGTCGTCATGGCTGAGACACTCTGCGAAGCGGTCGATCCACATCCCGGCCAGCGCGTGCTGGACGTCGCGTGTGGCAGTGGAACGGCGGCGTTGGTCGCGGAGCGACGATACTGTGAGGTCACGGGCATCGACTACGTTCCCGGATTGATCGAACGCGCCGAGGCGCGTGCCGAGGCCAACGGGCAAGCTATCGACTTTCACGTCGGCGATGCGCAGGATATGCCGTTCCCCGACGACAGCTTCGATGTGGTACTCTCTGTGTACGGGGTGCAGTTTGCACCCGATCAGGAACGGGCAGCACGCGAGTTGCTTCGGGTGTGTAACTCCGGAGATAAAATCGGTCTGGCGAGCCCGATGTCGGAAGGCTGGAGTGGAGACTGGTTTGCTGCGCACGCTGAATACGCGCCTCCACCGCCCGGCGTTCAGTCTCCCCTTCGTTGGGGAACAAACGAGGGACTCGAGGAGCTACTCGGCGTGGGTGTTCGGTCGCTCGAGAATAAGCGACGGACGGCCCTCCAGTACTACCGGTCGATCGACCACGCTGTGGAGGTGTTCAGTACGTACTTCGGCCCGACGATCCGAGCGCTCGAGACGATCGATCCCGCCGACCGAGAGAACCTGTTAGACGACCTCGGTACCGTCATGAGTCGATACAATCGCACGACGGATGGGACCGCAATTATCGAGAATCAGTACCTTCAGACCGTCGCGACCAAAGAGTGA
- a CDS encoding DUF211 domain-containing protein: MIRRLVLDVLKPHDPDLVAFTGRLGDLEGVEGATAKVVEMDENVQTVRIAIEGPDLEFDTIEAEIGDLGGSIHSTDEVSAGERIVEDSWVSGP; encoded by the coding sequence ATGATCCGACGACTCGTTCTCGACGTGCTGAAACCGCACGATCCCGACCTCGTGGCGTTCACCGGACGGCTCGGCGACCTCGAGGGCGTAGAGGGGGCCACTGCCAAGGTCGTCGAGATGGACGAGAACGTCCAGACGGTCCGCATCGCGATCGAGGGGCCCGACCTCGAGTTCGACACCATCGAAGCCGAGATCGGCGACCTCGGCGGCTCGATCCACTCGACCGACGAGGTCTCCGCAGGCGAACGGATCGTCGAGGATTCGTGGGTCTCCGGGCCGTGA
- the mutS gene encoding DNA mismatch repair protein MutS, with protein sequence MTEATGIVGEFLSLKAGTDADVLAMQCGDFYEFFGEDAELVGEELDLKVTSKSSQGQSYPMAGVPLDDLTPYLKALVERGYRVAVADQYETDSGHAREVVRVVTPGTLLETTDADAQYLAAIVEGEDAYGLAFADVTTGRFLVADGEDAEAALTELYRFDPVEVLPGPDARNDDDLLNRVRERSDATLTLHDAEAFAPKRAASRVREQFGRETVDRLPIGDTAIAAAGAILAYVEETGAGVLASMTRIQAHHGDDHVTLDATTQRNLELTETMHGEREGTLFSTIDHTETAAGGRLLKEWLGRPRRSLAVLEERQACVAALASAALARDELRDRLGEAYDLARLASRATHGSADARDLLAVRDSLAVLPRLGEAIAAEPTLAESPLAAIVDRPDREAAATLAETLDEALAEEPPSTVTQGGLLERGYHEELDAVIDQYEEVNQWLETLADREKRQYGLSHVTVDRNRTDGYYIQVGKSAADGVPDHYEEIKTLKNSKRFTTDELEEKEREILRLEEQRGDLEYELFQELRTEVAERAELLQDVGRTLATVDALASLASHAAENGWVRPELHQAEAIDVEQGRHPVVEQTTEFVPNDVHLDDERGFLVVTGPNMSGKSTYMRQVACIVLLAQVGSFVPARGARIGLVDGIFTRVGALDELAQGRSTFMVEMSELSNILHAATDDSLVILDEVGRGTATYDGISIAWAATEYLANEIRAKTLFATHYHELTGLADRLPGVHNVHVAADERDGDVTFLRTVRDGPTDRSYGIHVADLAGVPEPVVDRSRDVLERLREEKAIDVRGGEGGGGESQQVVFDLGSGQFRSTASTDGGSSANTSSDDGSGADVGGDESGESLDPTAESVLEELAETDVNEVPPIELMSQVQAWQRKLGE encoded by the coding sequence ATGACCGAGGCGACGGGGATCGTCGGGGAGTTTCTCTCGCTGAAGGCGGGGACCGACGCCGACGTGCTGGCGATGCAGTGTGGTGACTTCTACGAGTTCTTCGGCGAGGACGCCGAACTGGTCGGGGAGGAACTCGACCTCAAGGTAACCTCGAAGTCCTCCCAGGGGCAGTCGTACCCGATGGCGGGCGTTCCGCTCGACGACCTGACGCCGTATCTCAAGGCCCTGGTCGAACGCGGCTACCGGGTCGCCGTCGCCGACCAGTACGAGACCGACTCGGGCCACGCCCGCGAGGTCGTTCGCGTCGTGACGCCAGGAACCTTACTCGAGACGACCGACGCGGACGCCCAGTACCTCGCGGCGATCGTCGAGGGCGAGGACGCCTACGGCCTCGCGTTCGCTGACGTGACGACGGGCCGCTTCCTCGTCGCCGACGGCGAGGACGCGGAGGCGGCGCTCACCGAGTTGTATCGCTTCGATCCGGTCGAGGTCCTGCCTGGGCCGGATGCTCGCAACGACGACGACCTGCTGAACCGCGTTCGCGAGCGGAGCGACGCGACGCTCACCCTCCACGACGCGGAGGCGTTCGCCCCGAAGCGCGCGGCGAGCCGGGTTCGCGAGCAGTTCGGCCGCGAGACGGTCGATCGGCTCCCGATCGGCGACACCGCGATTGCCGCCGCCGGGGCCATCCTCGCCTACGTCGAGGAGACCGGCGCAGGCGTGCTCGCCTCGATGACCCGAATCCAGGCCCACCACGGCGACGACCACGTCACCCTCGACGCGACCACCCAGCGAAACTTAGAGCTCACCGAGACGATGCACGGCGAGCGCGAGGGGACGCTGTTTTCGACGATCGACCACACCGAGACCGCCGCCGGCGGCCGCCTCCTGAAAGAGTGGCTCGGCCGGCCGCGGCGCTCGCTCGCGGTCCTCGAGGAACGCCAGGCCTGTGTGGCCGCCCTCGCCTCGGCGGCGCTCGCCCGCGACGAGCTCCGCGACCGCCTCGGCGAGGCCTACGACTTAGCGCGGTTAGCCTCACGGGCGACCCACGGCAGCGCCGACGCCCGCGACCTGCTGGCGGTGCGAGACTCCCTGGCGGTTCTCCCGCGACTCGGCGAGGCGATCGCCGCCGAGCCGACGCTCGCCGAGTCGCCGCTGGCCGCGATCGTCGACCGCCCCGACCGCGAGGCTGCGGCCACCCTCGCTGAGACCCTCGACGAGGCGCTCGCCGAGGAGCCGCCGTCGACCGTCACCCAGGGTGGCCTCCTCGAGCGTGGCTACCACGAAGAACTCGACGCGGTGATCGACCAGTACGAGGAGGTCAACCAGTGGCTCGAGACGCTCGCCGACCGAGAAAAACGCCAGTACGGGCTCAGCCACGTCACCGTCGACCGGAACCGGACCGACGGCTACTACATCCAGGTCGGTAAGTCGGCGGCGGACGGCGTGCCGGACCACTACGAGGAGATCAAGACGCTGAAGAACTCGAAACGGTTCACGACCGACGAACTCGAGGAGAAAGAGCGCGAGATCCTCCGGCTCGAAGAGCAGCGAGGCGACCTCGAGTACGAACTGTTCCAGGAGCTCCGGACGGAAGTGGCCGAGCGCGCCGAACTGTTGCAGGACGTCGGCCGGACGCTCGCGACCGTCGACGCCCTGGCCAGCCTGGCGTCACACGCAGCCGAGAACGGCTGGGTCAGGCCCGAACTCCACCAGGCCGAGGCGATCGACGTCGAGCAGGGCCGGCATCCGGTCGTCGAACAGACCACCGAGTTCGTCCCGAACGATGTCCACCTGGACGACGAGCGGGGCTTTTTGGTAGTCACCGGACCGAACATGTCCGGAAAGTCGACGTACATGCGACAGGTCGCCTGTATCGTCCTGCTCGCCCAGGTCGGGAGCTTCGTCCCGGCGCGGGGGGCCCGGATCGGTCTCGTCGACGGCATCTTCACCCGTGTGGGCGCGCTCGACGAACTCGCCCAGGGCCGGTCGACGTTCATGGTCGAGATGAGCGAACTCTCGAACATCTTACACGCAGCCACCGACGACTCACTCGTCATCTTAGACGAGGTGGGCCGCGGGACGGCGACCTACGACGGAATCTCCATCGCCTGGGCGGCGACGGAGTATCTCGCCAACGAGATCCGCGCGAAGACGCTCTTCGCCACGCACTACCACGAGCTGACGGGGCTGGCCGATCGGCTCCCGGGCGTCCACAACGTCCACGTCGCCGCGGACGAGCGCGACGGTGACGTCACCTTCCTCCGGACCGTCCGCGACGGCCCGACGGATCGCTCCTACGGTATCCACGTCGCCGACCTCGCCGGCGTTCCCGAACCCGTCGTGGACCGTTCCCGGGACGTCCTCGAGCGGCTCCGCGAGGAGAAGGCGATCGACGTCCGCGGCGGCGAGGGTGGCGGCGGCGAAAGCCAGCAGGTCGTCTTCGACCTCGGCTCGGGCCAGTTCCGGAGCACGGCGAGCACGGACGGCGGCTCGAGTGCGAACACCTCGAGCGACGACGGCTCGGGCGCGGACGTCGGCGGAGACGAGAGCGGGGAGTCGCTCGACCCCACCGCCGAATCGGTGCTCGAGGAACTCGCCGAGACGGACGTGAACGAGGTTCCGCCGATCGAACTCATGAGCCAGGTCCAGGCGTGGCAACGGAAACTCGGGGAGTGA
- a CDS encoding VIT1/CCC1 transporter family protein has translation MGLRAVTLRARLADARRVFEKEDVRALSRRYFVANGFDGTLTSIGVVIGAYLGGVTDGVTIVGIGLGAAVGLGTSGIWSVWEIERAETSRARKELEDAMLTSLDDTQLSRDLRTAQILHALASGTGPVLAVLLTLAPLLLEGVVLSIEQAVLGSIAVGILLLASVGAYMGSISQQRWYVAAVRMGLAGIVVAILSVLLPG, from the coding sequence GTGGGTCTCCGGGCCGTGACGCTCCGAGCGCGACTCGCGGACGCCCGCCGCGTCTTCGAGAAAGAGGACGTCCGGGCGCTTTCGCGGCGCTACTTCGTCGCCAACGGTTTCGACGGGACGCTCACCAGCATCGGTGTCGTGATCGGTGCCTACCTCGGCGGCGTCACAGACGGCGTGACGATCGTCGGGATCGGCCTCGGCGCTGCCGTCGGGCTCGGCACCTCCGGAATCTGGAGCGTCTGGGAGATCGAACGCGCCGAGACCAGCCGGGCACGCAAGGAGCTCGAGGACGCCATGCTCACCAGTCTGGACGACACACAGCTCTCGCGCGACCTCCGGACCGCACAGATCCTCCACGCGCTCGCTTCCGGCACCGGCCCCGTCCTCGCCGTCTTGCTCACGCTGGCTCCGCTGTTGCTCGAGGGGGTCGTCCTCTCGATCGAACAGGCCGTACTCGGCTCGATCGCGGTCGGCATCCTGCTCCTGGCCAGCGTCGGCGCCTACATGGGCTCGATCTCCCAGCAGCGCTGGTACGTCGCCGCCGTTCGGATGGGGCTGGCCGGAATCGTCGTCGCGATTCTCAGCGTTCTGCTCCCGGGCTGA
- a CDS encoding universal stress protein: MADRHDHRVLVPVDVLGGETVPTTVVHAFASVPVVLLGYRVIPDQTAPGQARERFEAQAQAKLEELRTLFADAGGDVTTRLVFTHNRFKTFERVALESKCDAVLLSNPAPSLERILVAIRGDVNVEYIARLVAAVVADAGIDVTLFHVAASDEDRERGLDCLEVARSTLVEQGVGREGIDVTVVVDDSPTDAILEAAADHDLLVAGESRPSIRRRIFRDRAERLAKRSVDPVLVIRGEYLESDSEETDVGDEPS; this comes from the coding sequence ATGGCTGACAGACACGACCATCGCGTGCTCGTCCCGGTCGACGTTCTCGGCGGCGAGACCGTCCCGACGACCGTCGTCCACGCGTTCGCGTCGGTCCCGGTTGTTCTCCTCGGCTACCGCGTGATCCCCGACCAGACCGCGCCGGGACAGGCCCGGGAACGGTTCGAAGCCCAGGCGCAGGCGAAACTCGAGGAGCTGCGGACGCTCTTTGCGGACGCCGGCGGCGACGTCACCACCCGACTCGTATTCACCCACAACCGATTCAAGACGTTCGAACGCGTCGCCCTCGAATCCAAGTGCGACGCCGTCTTGCTGTCGAACCCGGCGCCGTCGCTCGAGCGGATCCTCGTCGCCATCAGGGGGGACGTCAACGTCGAGTACATCGCGCGGCTGGTTGCGGCGGTGGTCGCCGACGCGGGGATCGACGTGACGCTCTTTCACGTCGCCGCGAGCGACGAGGACCGGGAACGGGGGCTGGACTGTCTCGAGGTGGCCCGATCGACGCTCGTCGAGCAGGGAGTCGGGCGCGAAGGGATCGACGTCACTGTCGTCGTGGACGACTCGCCGACCGACGCCATCCTCGAGGCGGCCGCCGACCACGACCTGCTGGTCGCCGGAGAGAGCCGACCGTCGATTCGTCGTCGGATCTTCCGCGATCGGGCCGAGCGGCTCGCCAAGCGGTCGGTCGATCCGGTACTGGTGATCCGCGGGGAGTACCTGGAGTCTGATTCGGAGGAGACGGACGTAGGCGACGAACCGTCGTGA
- a CDS encoding formyltetrahydrofolate deformylase yields MTTDLAEITVIGDDDTGLIARVTSLLFERGVNVEDLDQAVRDGVFRMYLAVDISGMVCTEAKLRDDLHELGDDLGLDVQVRFPADRETQQIAVLVTKESHCLEALFEAWANDELGADIGVVIGNYDDLRPLAEHYDVPFHDIGVDGGQQDEEKLLTLLEEYDADLIVLARYMRILSPNVVFRYEDRIINVHPSLLPAFPGAEAYRQALEGGVRVAGVTAHYVTTDLDQGPIITQRAFDVPDDADVEAIKRRGQPLEADALLEAVSLHLNGDVSVHRGRTTVRNGGDGYQLGLPEELEEFTPDRPIDGIGTAVANDD; encoded by the coding sequence ATGACGACCGATCTCGCCGAAATTACGGTCATCGGAGACGACGACACCGGGCTGATTGCCCGGGTAACGAGCCTCCTGTTCGAGCGCGGAGTCAACGTCGAGGACCTCGATCAGGCCGTCCGCGACGGCGTCTTCCGGATGTATCTCGCCGTCGATATTTCGGGGATGGTCTGCACCGAGGCGAAGCTCCGCGACGACCTCCACGAGCTCGGCGACGACCTCGGTCTCGACGTGCAGGTCCGATTCCCCGCCGACCGCGAAACCCAGCAGATCGCCGTCCTCGTCACGAAAGAGAGCCACTGCCTCGAGGCCCTGTTCGAGGCCTGGGCGAACGACGAGCTCGGCGCCGACATCGGCGTCGTCATCGGAAACTACGACGACCTCCGGCCGCTGGCCGAGCACTACGACGTTCCGTTCCACGACATCGGCGTCGACGGCGGTCAGCAGGACGAAGAGAAGTTACTCACGCTCCTCGAGGAGTACGATGCCGATCTCATCGTCCTCGCCCGGTACATGCGCATCCTCAGCCCGAACGTGGTCTTCCGGTACGAAGATCGCATCATCAACGTCCACCCGTCGCTGTTGCCCGCGTTCCCCGGCGCCGAGGCCTACCGGCAGGCGCTCGAGGGAGGCGTCCGCGTCGCCGGCGTGACGGCACACTACGTCACCACCGATCTCGACCAGGGGCCGATCATCACCCAGCGCGCGTTCGACGTCCCCGACGACGCCGACGTCGAAGCGATCAAACGACGTGGACAGCCACTCGAGGCCGACGCGTTGCTCGAGGCAGTTTCCCTCCACCTGAACGGCGACGTCTCGGTTCACCGGGGCCGAACGACCGTCCGAAACGGCGGCGACGGCTACCAGCTTGGCCTCCCCGAGGAACTCGAGGAGTTCACGCCGGATCGTCCGATAGACGGTATCGGAACCGCCGTCGCGAACGACGACTAG
- a CDS encoding HalOD1 output domain-containing protein, producing MESGRLDVELAQRIADHEGVDAATLDPPLHDVVDVDALEALLSPHSHERTDFTGTVSFEYGECTITVDHTGAVSVRPTLEDAEAELATM from the coding sequence ATGGAGTCAGGACGACTCGACGTCGAACTCGCACAGCGAATCGCCGATCACGAGGGTGTCGACGCCGCCACCCTCGACCCGCCGCTGCACGACGTCGTCGACGTCGACGCGCTCGAGGCGCTGCTCAGCCCGCACTCACACGAACGGACCGACTTCACCGGGACCGTCTCCTTCGAGTACGGCGAGTGCACGATCACCGTCGACCACACGGGGGCCGTGTCGGTCCGGCCGACGCTCGAGGACGCCGAGGCCGAACTCGCTACGATGTAG